In the Planctomycetia bacterium genome, one interval contains:
- a CDS encoding antitoxin family protein, producing the protein MKQTFDAIYENGLLRPLEPLNLTDHERVSVTVESSGEGQWLDVEAIDWASKEGDATISVEEVRSRLAKLGSSLSESVIVERAL; encoded by the coding sequence AAACAGACGTTCGACGCCATCTACGAAAACGGGCTCTTGAGGCCGCTGGAGCCACTGAATCTCACCGACCATGAGCGGGTGAGCGTCACTGTCGAAAGTAGTGGCGAGGGTCAATGGCTCGACGTCGAGGCAATCGACTGGGCCTCGAAAGAAGGGGATGCCACGATTTCGGTGGAGGAGGTTCGTTCCCGTCTGGCCAAACTTGGCTCTTCACTTTCCGAGTCTGTAATCGTCGAACGTGCCTTGTAG